In the Populus trichocarpa isolate Nisqually-1 chromosome 1, P.trichocarpa_v4.1, whole genome shotgun sequence genome, one interval contains:
- the LOC18094194 gene encoding uncharacterized protein LOC18094194 isoform X1: MFLYSTSACLAGSHWEKVRHFMDNKAACEEISQELARESLIGISYCLPDKVQNSEGVPQSVNDEEKLPVINGDGAEKYRSELISISDIQSPDTATSPVASENHEG, encoded by the exons atgtttttgtacaGCACATCTGCTTGCCTTGCTGGTAGCCACTGG GAAAAAGTCAGACATTTTATGGATAACAAAGCAGCTTGTGAGGAGATTTCTCAGGAACTTGCACGGGAGTCGCTTATTGGTATATCTTATTGCCTACCAGATAAGGTTCAAAATTCAGAAGGTGTGCCTCAGAGTGTCAATGACGAGGAAAAGCTTCCAGTCATAAATGGTGATGGAGCTGAAAAGTATAGATCAGAACTAATTTCCATTTCAGACATTCAATCACCTGATACTGCAACATCACCAGTGGCATCAGAGAACCACGAGGGTTAG
- the LOC18094194 gene encoding uncharacterized protein LOC18094194 isoform X2, with translation MDNKAACEEISQELARESLIGISYCLPDKVQNSEGVPQSVNDEEKLPVINGDGAEKYRSELISISDIQSPDTATSPVASENHEG, from the coding sequence ATGGATAACAAAGCAGCTTGTGAGGAGATTTCTCAGGAACTTGCACGGGAGTCGCTTATTGGTATATCTTATTGCCTACCAGATAAGGTTCAAAATTCAGAAGGTGTGCCTCAGAGTGTCAATGACGAGGAAAAGCTTCCAGTCATAAATGGTGATGGAGCTGAAAAGTATAGATCAGAACTAATTTCCATTTCAGACATTCAATCACCTGATACTGCAACATCACCAGTGGCATCAGAGAACCACGAGGGTTAG